Proteins encoded in a region of the Bacillus methanolicus genome:
- a CDS encoding tyrosine-type recombinase/integrase, whose protein sequence is MNSLMLYENTGLTMTSQDESFIEKTSIQKKATPHIFRHTHISMLVEAGVDINTIMKRVGRDDKIYTHVTEKMKKMLPKRSKIILGAFNLANRKKCE, encoded by the coding sequence TTGAATTCCTTAATGCTGTACGAGAACACGGGCTTAACCATGACTAGTCAGGATGAATCATTTATTGAAAAAACGTCTATCCAAAAAAAAGCTACGCCACATATTTTTCGTCACACTCACATTAGCATGTTAGTTGAAGCTGGTGTTGATATTAATACCATTATGAAAAGAGTTGGTCGTGACGACAAGATTTACACTCACGTCACAGAAAAAATGAAAAAAATGCTTCCCAAAAGATCAAAAATCATTTTGGGAGCATTTAACTTAGCAAATCGCAAGAAATGTGAGTGA
- a CDS encoding DNA ligase D produces MKPMLPTLTFDVPEGDDWLFEVKYDGFRSILEVGETVSLKSRNGKDLLPLFPEIEHFLKNHIDHLKPCLPFTLDGELVFLENPYKANFAAIQVRGRMRSKQRIIQKARKAPCRLLIFDVLTLNGKSLKDREYQTRKQILIDFFEKTGLPLAPDEKDERLMQFIPANNNFLTIWENVVLYDGEGVVAKQLKSRWEEGKRTTTWLKYKNWKYVSCFITAYEKSNGYFYAAVYKEKNIYPIGQFLFGLKPDEKQSLFQIIKENKTGEDKQFIYVDPAICVEVKYLEMYEEQMREPHFDRFRFDLLPKDCTYEKFVLQQKNLPVEVEITHPDKPLWETPPIQKMDYLHFLREISPYMLPFLKDRLLTVIRYPHGIFGEAFYQKNSPDYAPNFVDTHEEEGIKYIVCNSLKTLLWLGNQLAFEFHIPFQTISSKGPGEIVFDLDPPSKDAFPLAIKAANDIKEVLDHLELISFIKTSGNKGLQVYIPLPDNRYSYEDTKLFTSFIAEYLVSKDPDSFTTERMKKKRGARLYVDYVQHAEGKMIIAPYSPRGNSKATVAAPLFWEEVNENLSMDTFQVTTILKRLKDSGDPFQSFFKAKERQKFQPVLDFLKRKG; encoded by the coding sequence ATGAAACCAATGCTGCCTACTCTCACCTTTGATGTTCCAGAAGGAGATGATTGGCTGTTTGAAGTGAAATATGACGGTTTTCGGTCGATTTTGGAAGTGGGTGAAACAGTTTCGCTGAAAAGCCGAAACGGAAAAGATCTTCTTCCTCTTTTTCCGGAAATTGAACATTTTTTAAAAAACCATATCGATCATTTAAAACCTTGCTTGCCTTTTACTCTTGACGGCGAGCTTGTATTTCTTGAAAATCCATACAAAGCAAACTTCGCAGCCATCCAAGTACGCGGCCGGATGCGGTCTAAGCAGCGAATTATCCAAAAAGCACGCAAAGCTCCGTGTCGTCTGCTCATTTTTGATGTGTTGACATTAAATGGAAAATCATTAAAAGATCGTGAATATCAGACAAGAAAACAAATTCTTATTGATTTTTTTGAAAAAACAGGACTCCCCCTCGCTCCCGACGAAAAAGATGAAAGGCTTATGCAGTTCATACCGGCAAATAACAACTTTCTAACCATTTGGGAAAACGTTGTCCTTTATGACGGGGAAGGGGTTGTTGCAAAACAATTGAAAAGCCGCTGGGAGGAAGGAAAAAGGACAACAACTTGGCTGAAATATAAGAACTGGAAATATGTTTCTTGTTTTATAACGGCATATGAAAAATCGAACGGCTATTTTTACGCAGCTGTTTATAAGGAAAAAAACATATACCCGATCGGGCAGTTTCTTTTCGGGCTAAAGCCTGATGAAAAGCAATCACTTTTTCAGATCATAAAAGAGAATAAAACCGGTGAAGACAAGCAATTTATTTACGTCGATCCGGCCATTTGCGTTGAAGTGAAGTACCTGGAAATGTATGAGGAGCAAATGAGAGAACCTCATTTTGACCGCTTCCGTTTCGACCTTTTACCGAAAGACTGTACATATGAGAAATTTGTATTACAACAGAAAAATCTCCCTGTCGAAGTAGAAATTACACATCCTGATAAACCTTTATGGGAAACTCCCCCCATTCAAAAGATGGACTATCTTCACTTTTTGAGGGAAATTTCCCCTTATATGCTTCCGTTTTTGAAGGACAGGCTACTTACGGTCATCCGATATCCGCACGGTATTTTTGGCGAAGCTTTTTATCAAAAAAATAGCCCGGATTACGCACCGAATTTTGTTGACACACACGAAGAAGAAGGCATCAAATATATCGTTTGCAACAGCCTTAAAACATTATTATGGCTCGGAAACCAGCTTGCCTTTGAATTCCATATTCCTTTCCAAACGATCTCAAGCAAGGGCCCGGGCGAAATCGTTTTTGATCTGGATCCGCCATCAAAAGATGCGTTCCCTTTAGCGATAAAAGCAGCCAATGATATAAAAGAGGTGCTGGACCATCTGGAACTGATCAGCTTTATTAAAACATCCGGAAACAAAGGGCTGCAAGTGTACATCCCTTTGCCGGATAACCGTTATTCCTATGAGGATACAAAACTGTTTACTTCTTTTATCGCCGAATATCTTGTTTCAAAGGATCCTGATTCGTTTACTACAGAAAGAATGAAAAAAAAGCGAGGGGCCAGGCTGTACGTGGACTATGTCCAGCACGCGGAAGGCAAAATGATCATAGCTCCTTATTCACCCCGCGGCAACTCAAAAGCGACTGTTGCTGCTCCGCTCTTTTGGGAAGAAGTAAATGAGAACCTATCAATGGATACCTTTCAAGTTACCACGATTTTAAAACGATTGAAAGACAGCGGAGATCCGTTTCAATCTTTTTTCAAGGCAAAAGAAAGGCAAAAATTTCAGCCTGTTCTTGATTTCCTGAAACGAAAAGGATAA
- a CDS encoding IS256 family transposase has product MAQYHITLNDELLHGLFTRDEGLAKLLEQVLNQILEAQVEEQLGARRYERTEERKGYRNGSYPRQLTTRVGRLTLRVPRTREGEFSTELFQRYQRSEQALVLALMEMVVNGVSTRKITQITEELCGTSFSKSTVSSLCKGLDPIIQDWNYRSLHEHVYPFVLVDAIYTKVREDGRVRSRAVLIATGVNEEGYREILGLQIGNSESESSWSEFFGWLKDRGLRGVDLIISDQHGGLVQAIEKHFQGATWQRCQTHFIRNILDAAPKYMQDALLEEIRGILHAPNKQTARLLLEQVLAKWEEKAPKAMQILEEGFEDATAVLDYPDRYRRRLRTTNGVERLNEEIRRRERVIRIFPNRESVYRLVGAVLIEIDEKWMSGRKYLDMSEYWQWRKTKEQEARSVNQEVSEMKRVG; this is encoded by the coding sequence ATGGCTCAATATCATATTACCCTAAATGATGAACTTCTGCACGGGTTATTCACCAGAGATGAAGGATTAGCTAAGCTACTGGAACAAGTCCTCAATCAAATCCTCGAGGCACAAGTAGAAGAACAGCTGGGGGCTCGCCGTTATGAACGAACGGAAGAACGAAAAGGATATCGCAACGGTTCGTATCCACGCCAGCTGACAACCCGGGTGGGACGGTTGACCTTGCGCGTTCCACGCACAAGAGAGGGAGAGTTCTCTACGGAACTGTTCCAACGGTATCAACGGAGCGAACAAGCACTGGTACTGGCACTCATGGAAATGGTGGTAAACGGGGTGTCTACCCGAAAAATCACCCAAATCACAGAGGAGTTGTGCGGCACCTCGTTTTCCAAATCCACGGTTTCCTCGCTGTGCAAGGGGCTGGATCCGATTATCCAAGACTGGAATTACCGTTCCCTGCATGAACATGTGTATCCGTTTGTGCTAGTAGATGCTATTTATACGAAAGTCCGGGAAGATGGACGGGTACGTTCCAGAGCCGTTTTGATCGCCACAGGAGTGAATGAGGAAGGATACCGGGAAATTCTTGGCCTGCAAATCGGAAACAGTGAATCGGAGTCCAGCTGGAGCGAGTTCTTCGGATGGCTGAAAGATCGAGGACTCCGGGGAGTGGACTTGATCATCTCGGATCAGCACGGCGGGCTGGTGCAAGCGATTGAAAAGCATTTCCAAGGTGCTACATGGCAGCGATGCCAGACACATTTTATTCGCAATATCCTCGATGCCGCACCAAAGTATATGCAGGATGCCTTGCTGGAGGAGATTCGCGGGATTCTTCATGCCCCAAACAAGCAAACGGCCCGGCTGTTATTGGAACAAGTGCTGGCCAAATGGGAAGAAAAAGCCCCAAAAGCCATGCAAATCCTTGAAGAGGGATTCGAAGACGCCACGGCTGTATTGGACTATCCGGACCGTTATCGGCGGCGTCTGCGTACGACCAACGGAGTGGAACGGCTGAACGAAGAAATTCGTCGCAGAGAACGGGTCATCCGCATCTTTCCGAACCGGGAATCGGTGTATCGCCTCGTTGGTGCCGTGTTGATCGAAATCGATGAAAAATGGATGTCGGGACGTAAATACTTAGATATGTCCGAATATTGGCAGTGGCGGAAAACGAAAGAGCAAGAAGCTCGATCGGTGAATCAGGAAGTTTCGGAGATGAAAAGAGTAGGGTAA
- a CDS encoding DUF4362 domain-containing protein has product MRRIFLIVILFLIVISIIGCSRNGAYGYEEAIKRGDVVYQYEVVNLERFKQFLINLSNKKEDTLRVTGYTHEGDPIFHDLQFDGKVIQYTYDNSNDEFAGNDKGIERDVCKEIIEKENAQGDVEFLISGCSKGNDRFLIRVEKNKLK; this is encoded by the coding sequence GTGAGACGAATATTTCTTATTGTAATTTTATTTTTGATTGTTATTAGCATTATTGGTTGTTCAAGGAACGGGGCGTATGGCTACGAGGAAGCGATTAAAAGAGGCGACGTTGTTTATCAGTATGAAGTCGTTAATTTAGAGAGGTTTAAACAGTTCTTAATTAATCTATCTAATAAAAAAGAGGACACTTTACGAGTTACAGGCTATACACACGAAGGAGACCCTATATTCCATGACTTGCAATTTGATGGAAAGGTCATTCAATATACATATGATAATTCAAATGATGAGTTTGCTGGAAACGATAAAGGCATAGAGAGAGATGTTTGTAAAGAAATAATTGAGAAAGAAAATGCACAAGGCGATGTTGAATTTTTAATAAGTGGCTGTTCAAAAGGTAATGACCGATTTCTAATTCGTGTAGAAAAAAACAAACTAAAGTAA
- the dapF gene encoding diaminopimelate epimerase has translation MQIDILKVHGSGNDFLLIDEISNDYSFTEEERSKLAVALCDRNSDLGADGILFVQKGDNADARMRIFNADGSEASMCGNGLRCVARYVCELYGKDEALINTMKADLPVKKQEDIFPDVPTYQVEISPVSFQLKDLPLVLDQDTLLNEKIPALSDELVYSALAVPNPHLVSIVDKDQIHSEVQKQISEYVNGPNELFPDGVNVSFVMPLEKGQIYVRTFERGVGFTNACGTAMSASSLVTCLNGFNSVEEPIEVYNNGGKVRCVVHQQDGSYTIDLIGNATYVYKTDVHVDLNQPESFTIGKKEEFTEEQAQYDKLGDHVKEHLSKYL, from the coding sequence TTGCAGATAGATATATTAAAGGTTCATGGTTCAGGAAACGATTTTTTATTAATAGATGAAATTTCAAATGACTATTCTTTTACAGAAGAAGAACGGTCAAAACTGGCAGTTGCCCTGTGCGATCGAAATTCGGATCTTGGTGCGGATGGAATTTTATTTGTCCAAAAAGGAGACAATGCTGACGCGAGAATGCGCATTTTTAACGCGGACGGGTCAGAAGCGTCCATGTGTGGAAACGGACTGCGCTGTGTAGCCCGTTACGTATGCGAATTATACGGGAAAGACGAAGCATTGATCAATACAATGAAAGCAGATCTTCCGGTAAAAAAGCAAGAAGATATTTTTCCGGATGTACCTACCTACCAAGTGGAGATTTCTCCGGTTTCTTTTCAATTAAAAGATTTGCCGCTTGTTTTGGACCAAGATACATTGCTGAATGAAAAAATTCCTGCACTATCAGACGAATTGGTGTATTCCGCACTTGCCGTTCCAAATCCGCATCTCGTTTCGATCGTGGATAAGGATCAAATCCATTCAGAAGTGCAAAAACAAATTAGTGAATATGTGAACGGCCCAAATGAACTATTTCCGGATGGCGTGAATGTGAGTTTCGTCATGCCGCTTGAAAAAGGACAAATTTATGTCCGTACGTTTGAACGAGGGGTAGGATTCACAAACGCATGCGGAACGGCGATGTCTGCTTCGAGCCTTGTTACATGCTTGAACGGATTCAATTCCGTTGAAGAACCCATTGAAGTGTACAACAACGGCGGAAAGGTCCGCTGCGTCGTTCATCAACAGGACGGAAGCTATACGATTGATTTGATCGGCAATGCGACATATGTGTACAAAACGGACGTTCATGTTGATCTTAATCAACCGGAATCTTTCACCATCGGTAAGAAAGAAGAATTTACGGAAGAACAAGCACAATATGACAAATTAGGCGACCATGTAAAAGAACATTTGAGCAAATATTTATAA